From the Pseudomonas putida genome, one window contains:
- a CDS encoding cytochrome D1 domain-containing protein, translating into MYKNKNTRPAVLGVMLGAALIGLGVAYEKLWCDPRELLQEPADPQALHRLSRDGVTVEFEARPLAGGDVREGAFANIRFKVTDQASGQPLSGMAPGAWIDPAQSAPLEGGNRDQSCKARVALFLKSSIGARPLLDLNSYFLLVLNKDASLTVIDPTVSVGGVTSTLARIELPGRPMDWTATGDDKQVFVSIPERGQVAVIDTETFTRVATLDAGESPVRVALQPDQHRLWVGNNSRDPAKGGVTVIDVPSRSTLKSFATGSGHHEIAFSADSRYAFVSNRDGGTLSIIDIPEMRLVKTVEVGPHPLSVAYSALSQAVYVADGEEGTVRVIDARSHQLRHIVKAEQGLGPMRFSSDGRWGIVLNTVDNQALVIDASTDQLIHRIPVAAEPYQLTFTKGYAYIRGLASPKVSMINLSSLGEGRQPIVQGFEAGPAAPRKAGDLPLAQGLSVSRDDNSVFVVNPVDNTTYFYAEGMNAPMSGYNNRGHQARATLVIDRSLRELAPGVYGSTVKMPAAGTFDVAFLLNQPQIIHCFSTEVAAAPEASKRRGAHAEFIGLDQPMPQQTAFTAKVRIVGDDGRPRAGLDDLTLRYFLAPSSLPRNLPLVEVGEGVYQAALTLPEAGAWYLHVQSPSLGRKFAEENYTSLRVLPAAAATASQTEVRNVR; encoded by the coding sequence ATGTACAAGAACAAGAATACTCGGCCCGCGGTACTGGGGGTGATGCTGGGTGCGGCGCTGATCGGCCTGGGCGTGGCGTATGAGAAACTCTGGTGCGACCCGCGCGAGCTGCTGCAGGAGCCTGCCGACCCGCAGGCCCTGCACCGGCTCAGCCGCGACGGTGTGACGGTGGAGTTCGAGGCGCGCCCTTTGGCCGGCGGCGATGTGCGTGAAGGGGCTTTCGCCAACATCCGTTTCAAGGTCACCGACCAGGCCAGCGGCCAGCCGCTGTCGGGCATGGCGCCGGGTGCCTGGATCGACCCGGCGCAGTCGGCACCGCTTGAAGGCGGCAACCGCGACCAGAGCTGCAAGGCCCGTGTTGCGCTGTTTCTCAAGAGCAGCATCGGCGCCCGCCCGCTGCTGGACCTGAACAGCTACTTCCTGCTGGTGCTGAACAAGGACGCCAGCCTGACCGTGATCGACCCGACGGTTTCGGTGGGCGGCGTCACCAGTACTCTGGCGCGTATCGAACTGCCGGGTCGGCCCATGGACTGGACGGCCACCGGCGATGACAAGCAGGTATTCGTGTCGATCCCCGAGCGTGGCCAGGTGGCAGTCATCGATACCGAGACCTTCACCCGTGTGGCGACCCTGGATGCCGGCGAATCACCGGTGCGCGTGGCCTTGCAGCCGGACCAGCACCGGCTGTGGGTCGGCAACAACAGCCGCGACCCGGCCAAAGGCGGGGTGACAGTGATCGACGTCCCGTCGCGCAGTACCCTGAAGTCGTTCGCCACCGGCTCCGGGCACCACGAAATCGCCTTCAGCGCCGACTCGCGTTACGCCTTTGTCAGCAACCGCGACGGCGGCACGCTGAGCATCATCGACATCCCTGAGATGCGCCTGGTAAAAACCGTGGAGGTCGGCCCGCACCCGCTGTCGGTGGCCTACTCGGCGCTGTCCCAGGCGGTCTACGTGGCCGATGGTGAAGAAGGCACGGTGCGGGTGATCGATGCCCGCAGCCATCAGCTGCGCCACATCGTCAAGGCCGAGCAGGGCCTCGGGCCGATGCGCTTCAGCAGCGATGGCCGCTGGGGCATCGTCCTCAACACCGTGGACAACCAGGCCCTGGTGATCGACGCCAGTACCGACCAGTTGATCCACCGCATCCCGGTGGCGGCCGAGCCTTACCAGCTGACCTTCACCAAAGGCTATGCCTACATCCGCGGCCTGGCCTCGCCCAAGGTCAGCATGATCAACCTGAGCAGCCTGGGCGAAGGGCGCCAGCCGATCGTCCAGGGTTTCGAAGCCGGCCCGGCGGCGCCGCGCAAGGCCGGTGACCTGCCACTGGCCCAAGGGTTGTCGGTGTCGCGGGACGACAATTCGGTGTTCGTGGTCAACCCGGTGGACAACACCACCTACTTCTACGCCGAGGGCATGAACGCCCCGATGTCCGGCTACAACAACCGTGGCCACCAGGCCCGCGCGACCCTGGTCATCGACCGCAGCCTGCGCGAACTGGCCCCCGGGGTGTATGGCTCGACGGTGAAAATGCCGGCGGCAGGCACCTTCGATGTGGCCTTTCTGCTCAACCAGCCGCAGATCATCCACTGCTTCAGCACCGAAGTGGCCGCCGCGCCGGAGGCGAGCAAGCGCCGGGGGGCGCATGCCGAGTTCATTGGCCTCGACCAGCCCATGCCGCAGCAGACGGCGTTCACCGCCAAGGTGCGCATCGTCGGCGACGACGGTCGGCCACGGGCAGGCCTGGACGACCTGACCCTGCGCTACTTCCTGGCGCCCTCGTCGCTGCCGCGCAACCTGCCGCTGGTCGAGGTGGGCGAGGGCGTGTACCAGGCGGCGCTGACCTTGCCTGAAGCCGGAGCCTGGTACCTGCATGTGCAGTCGCCATCGCTCGGGCGCAAGTTCGCCGAAGAAAACTACACCAGCCTGCGCGTGCTGCCCGCCGCTGCGGCTACTGCTTCCCAGACCGAAGTGAGGAATGTGCGATGA
- a CDS encoding SCO family protein: protein MNAKHSFQLLALSLALASNLALAHAGHDHDGHAGQPPAAHQEKASVRFADVSLLNQNGMPVRLEKDLVGEHLVVMGFIYTSCTTVCPVVSSIMGKVQQQLGGRVGEEVQLVSISVDPQRDDARRLQNYAKAFQHGPGWSWLTGSQYAITETLKGLGSFSADLSQHPPLILVGDGRTGHWTRFYGFTDPAVLVEEINRLSARRVHAKSTAIAEHSEVQP, encoded by the coding sequence ATGAACGCCAAGCATTCTTTCCAGCTGCTTGCCCTGAGCCTGGCATTGGCCAGCAACCTGGCCCTGGCCCATGCCGGCCATGACCACGACGGCCACGCCGGGCAGCCGCCAGCGGCGCACCAGGAGAAGGCCAGCGTGCGCTTTGCCGATGTCTCGCTGCTCAACCAGAACGGCATGCCGGTCCGCCTGGAAAAGGACCTTGTAGGCGAGCACCTGGTGGTCATGGGCTTCATCTACACCAGCTGTACCACGGTGTGCCCGGTGGTGTCGTCGATCATGGGCAAGGTCCAGCAACAGCTGGGCGGGCGTGTCGGCGAGGAGGTCCAGCTGGTATCGATCAGTGTCGACCCGCAGCGTGACGACGCCAGGCGCCTGCAGAACTACGCCAAGGCCTTCCAGCACGGCCCGGGCTGGAGCTGGCTGACCGGCTCGCAGTACGCGATCACTGAAACCCTCAAGGGCCTCGGCAGCTTCAGTGCCGACCTCAGCCAGCATCCGCCGCTGATCCTGGTGGGTGACGGCCGTACTGGCCACTGGACCCGCTTCTACGGCTTTACCGACCCGGCCGTGCTGGTCGAGGAAATCAACCGCCTGAGTGCCCGTCGCGTGCACGCCAAGAGCACCGCCATCGCCGAACACAGTGAGGTGCAGCCATGA
- a CDS encoding SCO family protein produces MRSTDWLALVAVLWILSSVAFAHEGHAPEGPSPQPAPPTMASGGGTRDAQTWFTDTVLKDQNGRELRFYSDVLKDKVVMLNVIFTHCTDACPLITRKLRDVRDAMGPELASQVTFVSISSDPLNDTPAALKAFAEKQGVDSANWLFLTGDKADVDLVLGRIGQFLPSPEQHSTQLIAGDVAGKRWSKIRPDAPPAAIAQRMQLLAQPLAGR; encoded by the coding sequence ATGCGTAGCACCGACTGGCTAGCCCTGGTGGCCGTGCTGTGGATCCTCAGCTCGGTCGCGTTCGCCCACGAGGGCCATGCCCCCGAGGGCCCCAGCCCGCAACCGGCACCGCCGACCATGGCCAGCGGCGGCGGTACCCGCGATGCGCAGACCTGGTTCACCGACACCGTGCTCAAGGACCAGAACGGCCGCGAACTGCGCTTCTACAGCGATGTGCTCAAGGACAAGGTGGTGATGCTCAACGTGATCTTCACCCACTGCACCGACGCCTGCCCGCTGATTACGCGCAAGCTGCGTGACGTGCGCGATGCCATGGGGCCGGAGCTGGCCAGCCAGGTGACCTTCGTTTCGATCAGCAGCGACCCGCTCAACGACACCCCGGCAGCGCTCAAGGCCTTTGCCGAAAAGCAAGGCGTGGACAGCGCCAACTGGCTGTTCCTCACCGGCGACAAGGCCGATGTCGACCTGGTGCTGGGGCGCATTGGCCAGTTCCTGCCCAGCCCCGAGCAGCACTCGACCCAGCTGATCGCCGGCGACGTGGCCGGCAAGCGCTGGAGCAAGATCCGCCCGGATGCACCGCCCGCGGCCATCGCCCAGCGCATGCAGCTGCTGGCCCAACCGCTGGCCGGGCGTTGA
- a CDS encoding cytochrome c/ABC transporter substrate-binding protein, with product MKPWAVLMSLALCGQALALDLTPNEQAGKRLYRQGVSSSDAQLMARVGASDISVPASVLPCASCHGTDGRGRAEGGVRPPSLDWQRLALGQGERQSNARSYPPYNDGTLARAIQHGVDPAGQRLDPAMPRFELTLADQRNLTAYLKRLSEERDPGVEEGVLRLGTLLPANGPLADAGHVVRAVLEDGVAQINQQGGIHGRRLELVVADTGTDQVSAELALQRLLDQQQVFTLIAPLAPLLDQQLPALLEQRGVPLIGNTPRSGGSSQIFDPMPGIASQLLSLAEHARSSLGLAPDGLRVVYAGNEQAALAEQVRERLRQQGWAPPAIQAFDGQAVEGPGIVFVGRAQAFAALAQALQAEGREPYLFAASSQVAAAVAGLPAQWSQRLFLAYPFVPDDWSEQGMASLAGLQQRQGLDPRQASLQVNTLCALKLLSEALKQIGRDASREQLVAALEGLHDVDTGLTPALGFGPGRRQGMAGAHVVAVALPGPRFTAVAPYRPLPDSP from the coding sequence ATGAAGCCCTGGGCAGTGCTGATGAGCCTGGCCCTCTGTGGCCAGGCGCTGGCGCTCGACCTTACCCCGAATGAACAGGCCGGCAAGCGCCTCTATCGGCAAGGGGTATCGAGCAGCGACGCACAGCTGATGGCCCGGGTCGGCGCCAGCGACATCAGCGTCCCCGCCAGCGTGCTGCCCTGCGCCAGCTGTCATGGCACAGACGGGCGCGGGCGCGCCGAAGGCGGGGTGCGCCCACCCAGCCTCGACTGGCAGCGCCTGGCACTGGGGCAGGGTGAGCGGCAAAGCAACGCTCGCAGCTACCCGCCCTACAACGACGGCACACTGGCCCGCGCGATCCAGCACGGCGTCGATCCGGCGGGTCAGCGGCTGGACCCCGCCATGCCGCGCTTCGAACTGACCCTGGCTGACCAGCGCAACCTCACGGCTTATCTCAAGCGCCTCAGCGAGGAACGCGACCCCGGCGTGGAAGAAGGCGTACTGCGCCTGGGCACCTTGCTGCCCGCCAATGGCCCGTTGGCAGATGCCGGGCATGTCGTGCGTGCCGTACTGGAGGACGGTGTGGCGCAGATCAACCAGCAGGGCGGCATTCATGGGCGGCGCCTGGAACTGGTGGTGGCCGATACCGGTACCGACCAGGTCAGTGCCGAACTCGCCTTGCAACGCTTGCTCGACCAGCAGCAGGTCTTCACCCTGATCGCGCCGCTGGCGCCCCTGCTCGATCAGCAACTGCCGGCACTGCTCGAACAACGGGGTGTGCCGTTGATCGGCAACACGCCACGCAGCGGTGGCAGTTCACAGATTTTCGACCCCATGCCGGGTATTGCCAGCCAATTGCTGAGCCTGGCCGAACACGCCAGGAGCAGCCTGGGCCTGGCGCCCGATGGCTTGCGCGTGGTGTACGCCGGCAACGAGCAGGCGGCTTTGGCCGAACAGGTGCGCGAACGTCTGCGCCAGCAAGGCTGGGCACCGCCAGCGATCCAGGCTTTTGACGGCCAGGCCGTGGAAGGGCCGGGTATCGTCTTCGTCGGCCGCGCCCAGGCCTTTGCCGCGCTGGCCCAGGCGCTGCAGGCCGAAGGCCGTGAGCCTTACCTGTTCGCTGCCTCCAGCCAGGTGGCGGCAGCCGTGGCCGGCTTGCCAGCGCAGTGGTCGCAACGGCTGTTCCTGGCCTATCCGTTCGTGCCGGATGACTGGAGCGAGCAGGGCATGGCGAGCCTGGCCGGGCTGCAACAACGCCAAGGCCTCGACCCACGCCAGGCGTCGCTGCAGGTCAACACCTTGTGTGCCCTGAAGTTGTTGTCCGAAGCCTTGAAGCAGATTGGCCGCGATGCCAGCCGCGAACAACTGGTGGCTGCCCTGGAGGGCCTGCACGATGTCGACACCGGCCTGACCCCGGCGCTGGGCTTCGGCCCCGGCAGGCGCCAGGGCATGGCCGGTGCCCATGTGGTCGCGGTGGCGCTGCCCGGGCCGCGCTTTACCGCCGTTGCCCCGTACCGGCCGCTGCCGGACAGCCCTTGA
- a CDS encoding SurA N-terminal domain-containing protein, giving the protein MRILLLCLLLVIAKASWADVPAARVNGVTIDVMRLERYFTEYLQAQGRALTSIRNPTLYKRLRDQALDELIDKELLWQEAQRSGIHISDEQVSAQVGEVEATFGSPALFERRLADAGFDRAEYADYTRHELAAQQVYAQLSAVDEPSQADVEAFYQANRQILQGAQNQSDNSSVISEQGLQLARASLIGQLQAQARDSVRQRLRQSATVEIAH; this is encoded by the coding sequence ATGCGGATCCTGTTGCTGTGCCTGTTGCTGGTGATCGCCAAGGCGAGCTGGGCCGACGTGCCCGCTGCGCGGGTCAACGGCGTGACGATTGATGTGATGCGCCTGGAGCGTTATTTCACCGAGTACCTGCAAGCCCAGGGCAGGGCACTGACCAGCATCCGCAACCCGACGCTGTACAAGCGCCTGCGCGACCAGGCCCTGGACGAACTGATCGACAAGGAGCTGCTCTGGCAGGAGGCTCAACGATCTGGGATTCACATCAGTGATGAACAGGTATCAGCGCAAGTTGGCGAAGTCGAAGCCACCTTCGGCAGCCCGGCACTGTTCGAAAGGCGCCTGGCAGATGCAGGTTTCGATCGGGCAGAGTACGCTGATTACACGCGCCATGAACTGGCCGCGCAACAGGTGTACGCCCAGCTCAGCGCGGTAGACGAGCCCAGCCAGGCCGACGTCGAGGCGTTCTACCAGGCCAACCGGCAAATCCTGCAAGGAGCGCAGAACCAAAGTGATAACTCCTCGGTCATATCCGAACAGGGCCTGCAGTTGGCCAGGGCCTCGCTCATCGGCCAGTTGCAGGCGCAGGCGCGCGATTCCGTGCGCCAACGTTTGCGCCAGTCCGCTACAGTGGAGATCGCTCACTGA
- a CDS encoding response regulator, which produces MVNRVLVVDDEQTLAQNLQAYLQAQGLEVHVAHDGASGIEQAQGLAPEVIVLDYRLPDMEGFQVLETVRKNRQCHFVLITAHPTVEVRERAAELGVSHVLFKPFPLAELARAIFDLMGIERQRRATDNPAEGFVERRQNRNESFPLQLYDGSWVLADRRRNGAKPPGPDDEQLLTGE; this is translated from the coding sequence TTGGTGAACAGAGTATTGGTAGTCGATGACGAACAGACCCTTGCGCAGAACCTGCAAGCGTACCTGCAGGCACAAGGCCTGGAAGTTCACGTCGCCCACGACGGTGCCAGTGGTATCGAGCAGGCTCAAGGCCTGGCACCGGAAGTGATTGTGCTGGATTACCGCTTGCCCGACATGGAGGGGTTTCAGGTCCTGGAGACCGTGCGCAAGAACAGGCAGTGCCATTTCGTGCTGATCACCGCCCACCCGACTGTCGAAGTCCGTGAGCGTGCCGCCGAACTTGGTGTGAGTCATGTCCTGTTCAAGCCGTTCCCATTGGCGGAACTGGCCCGCGCGATCTTCGACCTGATGGGCATCGAGCGCCAGCGCAGGGCCACTGACAATCCAGCCGAGGGGTTTGTCGAACGACGCCAGAACAGGAACGAATCGTTCCCCTTGCAGTTGTACGATGGCAGCTGGGTGTTGGCCGATCGCCGCCGTAATGGCGCCAAGCCCCCAGGCCCTGACGACGAACAACTGCTCACCGGGGAATAG
- a CDS encoding GspE/PulE family protein: protein MSDVLEALARHSAFPRELLAQARLQAGDERLLNCLERLANETPDRFICRLGLTLHYPVLETQALLASSPRFDKVSLAQCLKREFVLIEQEGELIGVFADPFDHARLAWIDDNLPGAPLYLAHAADLATFLARHEESFHAVDALDHDAEASGEIDPLQRLSLTSISEDQSKVVKLVNSTLYDALKQHASDIHLGMTGQGLVIKYRIDGVLNGAGKASGSAFADQVISRIKVMAELDIGEKRVPQDGRFKVAIGERQIDFRVSIMPSIFGEDAVLRVLDKQDLSDRVSGVQLQALGFADETLRALRRLAAEPYGMILVTGPTGSGKTTTLYAMISEINHGVDKIITIEDPVEYQLPGVLQIPVNEKKGLTFARGLRSILRHDPDKILVGEIRDPDTAQIAVQSALTGHLVFTTIHANNVFDVIGRFSQMQVDPYSFVSALNAVLAQRLIRLACPHCCTPCEADDETLTASGLTREAVAGWKFVRAQGCGQCRGSGYRGRSAIAELLHLDDDLRQMIVERRPLSQIKQLACQRGLRLLRASALDLVRDGRTTLEEINRVTFI from the coding sequence ATGTCAGACGTACTCGAAGCACTTGCCAGGCACAGCGCCTTCCCCCGCGAACTCCTGGCCCAGGCCCGCCTGCAGGCGGGCGACGAGCGTCTGCTCAACTGCCTGGAACGGCTGGCCAACGAAACCCCTGACCGCTTCATCTGCCGCCTTGGCCTGACCCTGCATTACCCGGTGCTGGAAACCCAGGCCCTGCTGGCCAGCAGCCCACGCTTCGACAAGGTCAGCTTGGCCCAGTGCCTGAAGCGCGAGTTCGTGCTGATCGAGCAGGAGGGCGAGCTGATCGGCGTGTTCGCCGACCCCTTCGACCACGCTCGCCTGGCCTGGATCGACGACAACCTGCCGGGCGCGCCGCTGTACCTGGCCCACGCGGCCGACCTGGCCACGTTCCTGGCCCGCCACGAAGAAAGCTTCCACGCCGTCGACGCCCTCGACCATGACGCCGAGGCCAGCGGTGAGATCGACCCGCTGCAACGCCTGTCGCTGACCAGCATCAGCGAAGACCAGAGCAAGGTGGTCAAGCTGGTCAACTCGACCCTCTACGACGCCCTCAAGCAGCACGCCAGCGATATCCACCTGGGCATGACCGGCCAAGGTCTGGTCATCAAGTACCGCATCGACGGCGTGCTCAATGGCGCCGGCAAGGCCAGCGGCAGTGCCTTCGCCGATCAGGTGATCTCGCGCATCAAGGTCATGGCCGAGCTGGACATCGGCGAAAAGCGCGTGCCTCAGGATGGCCGCTTCAAGGTCGCCATCGGCGAGCGGCAGATCGACTTCCGGGTGTCGATCATGCCGAGCATCTTCGGCGAGGACGCGGTGTTGCGGGTGCTCGACAAGCAGGACCTGTCCGACCGCGTCAGCGGCGTGCAGCTGCAGGCCCTCGGGTTTGCCGACGAAACCTTGCGCGCCCTGCGCCGGCTGGCTGCCGAGCCCTACGGCATGATCCTGGTCACCGGCCCCACCGGCAGCGGCAAGACCACCACCCTGTACGCGATGATCAGCGAGATCAACCATGGCGTGGACAAGATCATCACCATCGAAGACCCGGTCGAATACCAGCTGCCCGGCGTGTTGCAAATTCCGGTCAACGAGAAGAAGGGCCTGACCTTCGCCCGCGGCCTGCGCTCGATCCTGCGCCACGACCCGGACAAGATCCTGGTCGGCGAGATCCGCGACCCAGACACCGCACAGATTGCCGTGCAATCGGCGCTGACCGGTCACCTGGTGTTCACTACCATCCACGCCAACAACGTATTCGATGTGATCGGCCGCTTCAGCCAGATGCAGGTCGACCCCTACAGCTTCGTCTCGGCCCTCAACGCTGTGCTGGCCCAGCGCCTGATCCGCCTGGCCTGCCCGCACTGCTGCACGCCGTGCGAGGCCGACGACGAAACCCTGACCGCCTCGGGCCTGACCCGCGAAGCGGTAGCCGGTTGGAAGTTCGTCCGCGCCCAGGGCTGCGGCCAATGCCGTGGCAGCGGCTATCGCGGGCGCAGCGCGATTGCCGAGCTGCTGCACCTGGACGATGACCTGCGGCAGATGATCGTCGAACGCCGCCCCCTCTCGCAGATCAAGCAGCTGGCCTGCCAGCGCGGCCTGCGCCTGCTGCGTGCCTCGGCCCTGGACCTGGTCCGTGATGGCCGCACCACTCTCGAGGAGATCAACCGTGTCACATTCATCTGA
- a CDS encoding PilN domain-containing protein: MRRLDLEFQPRRSGPLAWSLLALGTVAVAGLVLLQQQLQVEQADLETRLHSLELQLGRRPAPVAPQNSAASREQADRLAQMRSVSQQLQRPWQQLFAMLEAQPQEDVALLTLTPDARKGQVRITAEARNLEAMLQYHQRLEQSDELSDVSLLNHEVVAGQPEHPVRFNLTATWEIGHARP, translated from the coding sequence ATGCGCCGCCTCGACCTGGAATTCCAGCCCCGTCGCAGCGGCCCGTTGGCCTGGTCGCTGCTGGCCCTGGGCACCGTCGCCGTCGCCGGGCTGGTGCTGCTGCAACAGCAGCTGCAGGTCGAGCAGGCAGACCTGGAAACCCGCCTGCACAGCCTGGAACTGCAACTCGGCCGCCGCCCGGCCCCGGTCGCCCCGCAGAACAGCGCCGCCAGCCGCGAACAGGCCGACCGCCTGGCCCAGATGCGCAGTGTCTCGCAGCAACTGCAACGGCCCTGGCAACAGCTGTTCGCCATGCTCGAAGCGCAGCCGCAAGAGGACGTGGCACTGCTGACCCTGACCCCGGATGCGCGCAAGGGCCAGGTGCGCATCACCGCCGAGGCACGCAACCTGGAAGCGATGCTGCAGTACCACCAGCGCCTGGAGCAAAGCGACGAGCTCAGCGATGTCTCGCTGCTCAACCACGAAGTGGTGGCCGGGCAGCCTGAGCACCCGGTGCGCTTCAACCTTACCGCCACCTGGGAGATTGGCCATGCGCGTCCCTGA
- the pilO gene encoding type 4a pilus biogenesis protein PilO: MRVPDAVNSLILQEQLRRIGPVGLGAAAVAVLAVAVAMVGVVPEWQAVRELRASEADASVQVERVKRGELKIAVKPEQQALDTLRQQLPGQPEASELIERLYHLASAEHISLARGEYALGVDPKTQLSRYQIILPVRGSYPQIRGFLRGLIGQLPTLVLEDLELKRKSIGDTELNGRVRLTLYLSRS, translated from the coding sequence ATGCGCGTCCCTGATGCTGTGAATAGCCTCATTCTCCAGGAGCAACTGCGCCGCATCGGCCCGGTCGGCCTGGGCGCCGCCGCCGTCGCCGTGCTCGCCGTCGCTGTCGCCATGGTTGGCGTAGTCCCCGAGTGGCAGGCCGTGCGCGAACTGCGTGCCAGTGAAGCGGATGCCAGCGTGCAGGTCGAACGGGTCAAGCGTGGCGAGCTGAAGATCGCCGTCAAACCCGAGCAGCAGGCGCTGGACACCCTGCGCCAGCAACTGCCCGGGCAGCCTGAAGCGAGCGAGCTGATCGAGCGCCTCTACCACCTGGCTAGTGCCGAGCACATCAGCCTGGCGCGTGGCGAGTACGCCCTGGGCGTCGATCCGAAGACCCAGCTGTCGCGCTACCAGATCATCCTTCCAGTACGCGGCAGCTACCCGCAGATCCGCGGCTTCCTGCGCGGCCTGATCGGCCAGCTGCCGACCCTGGTGCTGGAAGACCTCGAACTCAAACGCAAAAGCATCGGCGACACCGAACTCAACGGCCGGGTGCGCCTGACCCTCTACCTGTCGAGGTCGTGA
- a CDS encoding secretin N-terminal domain-containing protein yields MKSSKLCKPAPFMLLALCVAIAGCGSSGVRKDSAELMKEGQYEAGIARLEEALRDSPRDTELNIALAHGRQAAVEALISQADADRIRHDFASARMGYGRVLTIEPNNRRAQEGIRQLELIRTLDERVALGQAALRQGDLFGAERYMREVLRLDPQNQKGIALRTDIENVQARTAQPFPQLRSKLERPVTLEFRDAGLKTIFEVLSQVAGINFIFDKDLRPDMKATIFVRDVRIEDAVALLLEQNQLRQKIVNDNTLLIYPDSPQKTKDYQELVMRTFYLTSIDANTALNMVKTMLKTRDVFVDERLNTLTMRDTPDAVRMAEKLLQSQDQSNPEVVLEVEVMEVATSRILDLGLQWPNTFGVLNNDGNPVSVLDQLRGINSSRISIAPAPQAKINAQDKDINTLASPVIRVSNREQARIHIGQRVPIISATSVPSTQGPVITESVTYLDVGLKLEVQPTVHLNNEVAIKVALEVSNATPLEATRQGTIPVQVDTRNAQTSLRLHDGETQVLAGLVRNDHNAAGNKIPGLGDIPGLGRLFGSNKDDMSKSELVLAITPRIVRNLPYQSPSDMEFGTGTESSMQVRQAMPLPPRDVPGDSHDSAPVVQSQVATVPVTVSPRP; encoded by the coding sequence ATGAAGTCGTCGAAACTGTGCAAGCCTGCTCCGTTCATGCTCCTGGCGCTGTGCGTGGCCATCGCCGGCTGCGGCTCCAGCGGGGTGCGCAAGGACAGCGCCGAGCTGATGAAGGAAGGCCAGTACGAAGCCGGTATCGCCCGCCTGGAAGAGGCCCTGCGCGACAGCCCGCGTGACACCGAGCTGAACATCGCCCTGGCCCATGGCCGCCAGGCAGCGGTGGAAGCGCTGATCAGCCAGGCCGATGCCGACCGCATCCGCCATGACTTCGCCAGTGCGCGGATGGGCTACGGCCGGGTGCTGACCATCGAGCCGAACAATCGCCGCGCCCAGGAAGGCATCCGCCAACTGGAGCTGATTCGCACCCTCGACGAACGTGTGGCCCTGGGCCAGGCGGCGTTGCGCCAGGGCGACCTGTTCGGCGCCGAGCGCTACATGCGCGAAGTGCTGCGCCTGGACCCGCAGAACCAGAAGGGCATCGCCCTGCGCACCGACATCGAGAACGTCCAGGCGCGCACCGCGCAGCCGTTCCCGCAGCTGCGCAGCAAGCTGGAGCGCCCGGTGACCCTGGAGTTCCGCGATGCGGGCCTGAAGACCATCTTCGAGGTGCTGTCGCAGGTTGCCGGTATCAACTTCATCTTCGACAAGGACCTGCGCCCGGACATGAAGGCCACCATCTTCGTGCGCGATGTGCGCATCGAAGATGCCGTGGCGCTGCTGCTGGAGCAGAACCAGCTGCGCCAGAAGATCGTCAACGACAACACCTTGCTGATCTACCCCGATTCGCCGCAGAAGACCAAGGACTACCAGGAACTGGTCATGCGCACCTTCTACCTGACCAGCATCGACGCCAACACCGCGCTGAACATGGTCAAGACCATGCTCAAGACCCGTGATGTGTTCGTCGACGAACGCCTCAACACCCTGACCATGCGCGATACCCCCGACGCCGTGCGCATGGCCGAGAAGCTGCTGCAGTCGCAGGACCAGTCCAACCCCGAAGTGGTGCTGGAAGTGGAAGTGATGGAAGTGGCCACTTCGCGCATCCTCGACCTTGGCCTGCAATGGCCAAACACCTTCGGCGTGCTCAACAACGACGGCAACCCGGTCAGCGTGCTCGACCAGCTGCGTGGCATCAACTCCAGCCGCATCAGCATCGCGCCAGCGCCGCAGGCCAAGATCAACGCCCAGGACAAGGACATCAACACCCTGGCCAGCCCGGTGATCCGCGTCAGCAACCGTGAGCAGGCGCGCATCCACATCGGCCAACGGGTACCGATCATCAGCGCCACCTCGGTGCCGTCCACCCAGGGCCCGGTGATCACCGAAAGCGTCACCTACCTGGACGTCGGCCTGAAGCTCGAAGTGCAGCCCACCGTGCACCTGAACAACGAAGTGGCGATCAAGGTGGCGCTGGAAGTCAGTAACGCCACCCCACTGGAAGCCACCCGCCAGGGCACCATCCCGGTGCAGGTCGATACCCGCAACGCGCAGACCAGCCTGCGCCTGCACGATGGCGAAACCCAGGTGCTGGCCGGCCTGGTGCGCAACGACCACAACGCCGCCGGTAACAAGATCCCCGGCCTTGGCGACATCCCTGGCCTGGGGCGGCTGTTCGGCAGCAACAAGGACGACATGAGCAAGTCCGAGCTGGTGCTGGCGATCACCCCGCGCATCGTGCGCAACCTGCCGTACCAGAGCCCGTCGGACATGGAATTCGGCACCGGCACCGAGTCGAGCATGCAGGTGCGCCAGGCGATGCCGCTGCCACCGCGTGACGTGCCGGGCGATAGCCATGACAGCGCCCCGGTAGTGCAAAGCCAGGTGGCTACTGTTCCGGTCACCGTGAGCCCACGGCCATGA